A genomic window from Phocoena sinus isolate mPhoSin1 chromosome 20, mPhoSin1.pri, whole genome shotgun sequence includes:
- the USP22 gene encoding ubiquitin carboxyl-terminal hydrolase 22 isoform X1 — MDAELVVTPPGCAHLGSFKVDNWKQNLRAIYQCFVWSGSAEARKRKAKSCVCHVCGVHLNRLHSCLHCVFFGCFTKKHIHEHAKAKRHNLAIELMYGGIYCFLCQDYIYDKDIEIIAKEEQRKAWKMQGVGEKFSTWEPTKRELELLKHNPKRRKITSNCTIGLRGLINLGNTCFMNCIVQALTHTPLLRDFFLSDRHRCEMQSPGSCLVCEMSSLFQEFYSGHRSPHIPYKLLHLVWTHARHLAGYEQQDAHEFLIAALDVLHRHCKGDDNGKKANNPNHCNCIIDQIFTGGLQSDVTCQVCHGVSTTIDPFWDISLDLPGSSTPFWPLSPGSEGSVVNGESHASGTTTLTDCLRRFTRPEHLGSSAKIKCSGCHSYQESTKQLTMKKLPIVACFHLKRFEHSAKLRRKITTYVSFPLELDMTPFMASSKENRMNGQYQQPVDSLSNDNKYSLFAVVNHQGTLESGHYTSFIRQHKDQWFKCDDAIITKAGIADVLDSEGYLLFYHKQFLEYE; from the exons GCGAAGTCGTGCGTGTGTCACGTGTGCGGCGTCCACCTGAACCGGCTGCACTCGTGCCTCCACTGCGTCTTCTTTGGCTGCTTCACGAAGAAGCACATTCACGAGCACGCCAAGGCGAAAAGGCACAACCTGG ccATAGAGCTTATGTATGGAGGTATCTACTGCTTTTTGTGTCAGGACTACATTTATGACAAAGACATAGAAATCATTGCCAAAGAGGAACAGCGGAAAGCTTGGAAAATGCAAG GCGTCGGGGAGAAGTTTTCAACGTGGGAGCCGACCAAACGGGAGCTCGAGCTGCTGAAACACAACCCCAAGCGACGGAAGATCACGTCCAACTGCACCATAG GTCTCCGTGGCCTCATCAACCTCGGGAACACGTGCTTCATGAACTGCATCGTGCAGGCCCTGACACACACGCCGCTGCTGCGCGACTTCTTCCTGTCCGACCGGCACCGCTGCGAGATGCAGAGCCCTGGCTCCTGCCTGGTCTGCGAGATGTCGTCCCTCTTCCAGGAG TTCTACTCGGGGCACCGGTCCCCCCACATCCCATACAAGCTGCTGCACCTGGTGTGGACGCATGCCCGGCACCTGGCAGGCTACGAGCAGCAGGACGCGCACGAGTTCCTCATCGCGGCCCTGGACGTCTTGCACCGGCACTGCAAAG GTGATGATAATGGGAAAAAGGCCAACAACCCTAACCACTGCAACTGCATCATAGACCAGATCTTCACAGGGGGGCTGCAGTCCGACGTCACCTGCCAAGTGTGCCA TGGGGTCTCCACCACCATCGACCCCTTCTGGGACATCAGCCTGGACCTGCCCGGCTCTTCCACCCCCTTCTGGCCACTGAGTCCTGGGAGCGAGGGCAGCGTGGTGAACGGAGAGAGCCACGCGTCGGGAACCACGACCCTCACGGACTGCCTACGGAG ATTTACCAGACCAGAGCACTTAGGAAGCAGTGCCAAGATCAAGTGTAGCGGTTGCCATAGCTACCAGGAGTCCACAAAGCAGCTCACCATGAAGAAGCTGCCCATCGTGGCCTGTTTCCATCTCAAA CGATTCGAACACTCGGCCAAACTTCGGCGCAAGATCACCACCTACGTGTCCTTCCCCCTGGAGCTGGACATGACCCCCTTCATGGCCTCCAG CAAAGAGAACAGGATGAACGGACAGTACCAGCAGCCGGTGGACAGTCTCAGTAACGATAACAA GTACTCCTTGTTTGCGGTGGTCAACCACCAGGGGACCCTGGAGAGTGGCCACTACACCAGCTTCATCCGGCAGCACAAGGACCAGTGGTTCAAGTGTGACGACGCCATCATCACCAAGGCTGGCATTGCAGACGTGCTGGACAGTGAGGG gTACCTGCTCTTCTATCACAAACAGTTCCTGGAGTATGAGTAG
- the USP22 gene encoding ubiquitin carboxyl-terminal hydrolase 22 isoform X2 encodes MYGGIYCFLCQDYIYDKDIEIIAKEEQRKAWKMQGVGEKFSTWEPTKRELELLKHNPKRRKITSNCTIGLRGLINLGNTCFMNCIVQALTHTPLLRDFFLSDRHRCEMQSPGSCLVCEMSSLFQEFYSGHRSPHIPYKLLHLVWTHARHLAGYEQQDAHEFLIAALDVLHRHCKGDDNGKKANNPNHCNCIIDQIFTGGLQSDVTCQVCHGVSTTIDPFWDISLDLPGSSTPFWPLSPGSEGSVVNGESHASGTTTLTDCLRRFTRPEHLGSSAKIKCSGCHSYQESTKQLTMKKLPIVACFHLKRFEHSAKLRRKITTYVSFPLELDMTPFMASSKENRMNGQYQQPVDSLSNDNKYSLFAVVNHQGTLESGHYTSFIRQHKDQWFKCDDAIITKAGIADVLDSEGYLLFYHKQFLEYE; translated from the exons ATGTATGGAGGTATCTACTGCTTTTTGTGTCAGGACTACATTTATGACAAAGACATAGAAATCATTGCCAAAGAGGAACAGCGGAAAGCTTGGAAAATGCAAG GCGTCGGGGAGAAGTTTTCAACGTGGGAGCCGACCAAACGGGAGCTCGAGCTGCTGAAACACAACCCCAAGCGACGGAAGATCACGTCCAACTGCACCATAG GTCTCCGTGGCCTCATCAACCTCGGGAACACGTGCTTCATGAACTGCATCGTGCAGGCCCTGACACACACGCCGCTGCTGCGCGACTTCTTCCTGTCCGACCGGCACCGCTGCGAGATGCAGAGCCCTGGCTCCTGCCTGGTCTGCGAGATGTCGTCCCTCTTCCAGGAG TTCTACTCGGGGCACCGGTCCCCCCACATCCCATACAAGCTGCTGCACCTGGTGTGGACGCATGCCCGGCACCTGGCAGGCTACGAGCAGCAGGACGCGCACGAGTTCCTCATCGCGGCCCTGGACGTCTTGCACCGGCACTGCAAAG GTGATGATAATGGGAAAAAGGCCAACAACCCTAACCACTGCAACTGCATCATAGACCAGATCTTCACAGGGGGGCTGCAGTCCGACGTCACCTGCCAAGTGTGCCA TGGGGTCTCCACCACCATCGACCCCTTCTGGGACATCAGCCTGGACCTGCCCGGCTCTTCCACCCCCTTCTGGCCACTGAGTCCTGGGAGCGAGGGCAGCGTGGTGAACGGAGAGAGCCACGCGTCGGGAACCACGACCCTCACGGACTGCCTACGGAG ATTTACCAGACCAGAGCACTTAGGAAGCAGTGCCAAGATCAAGTGTAGCGGTTGCCATAGCTACCAGGAGTCCACAAAGCAGCTCACCATGAAGAAGCTGCCCATCGTGGCCTGTTTCCATCTCAAA CGATTCGAACACTCGGCCAAACTTCGGCGCAAGATCACCACCTACGTGTCCTTCCCCCTGGAGCTGGACATGACCCCCTTCATGGCCTCCAG CAAAGAGAACAGGATGAACGGACAGTACCAGCAGCCGGTGGACAGTCTCAGTAACGATAACAA GTACTCCTTGTTTGCGGTGGTCAACCACCAGGGGACCCTGGAGAGTGGCCACTACACCAGCTTCATCCGGCAGCACAAGGACCAGTGGTTCAAGTGTGACGACGCCATCATCACCAAGGCTGGCATTGCAGACGTGCTGGACAGTGAGGG gTACCTGCTCTTCTATCACAAACAGTTCCTGGAGTATGAGTAG